The DNA sequence ACAAAGACTTAGAAGATTTCTTTTAGAACCAAAGACTTGCCAGGGCACCTGTTACTGAGTTCAAAGTAAGGGCTAAACTTGTTTAATTGTAGTGGAAGGTACTGTAATTGTTATGCTGGATgttgtgcaaataataataataataataataataataatttttatttatatttcccgcctctcactgcggatcaaggtgggattacaacaatagaaacaatattacaagataaaaaaactacaatttcatataaaatacactcaataaaacagtaaaaccaatATCAATACAATACTTAGattaaatcatcatttaaaatacatatctttacaaacaGAAGTGGGGTATTtctttctaactctcttatagcagattggaTGGATAGGCCTgacggaagagatccgtcttaagtgccttcttaaaggcatctaaggtggtaatgtgacagatctcctccggcaagttattccataatttaggagctatggcagtaaatgtcctgtgggaagttgttcttaacctggtgtttacatgatttaataagttcttcccagttgttctgagagtgcggggcggattgtgtagggagaggtgttccctcaagtaacttgggcccaagccatgtagggctttaaaggtaataaccaacactttgtactgcacccggaagctaatcagtagccagtgaagagattttaatactggtgttctgtggtctgatctagatgttccagtgaccaatcaggctgccgcattttgcaccatTTTAAACTTCCGAACTTGGTATATAGGTAGACCCATGTAGCgtgcattacagaaatttaaatgagagattactagtgtatgtaccactgcttcaaggtccttttggttcagGTAGGGACGAaattggcgtatcaaccaaagttggtatcatgcactcctggccatcatatccacatgggatgataactgtaaagatgggtcctggaatactcccaaactgcaaactttgttttttaagggaagtgtgaccccattcaggactagTTGACAAaattccatccctggacttggggtacctattgcaagtacctccattttctctggattcaacttgagtttgttttccctcatccagtccattactgacccaaggcaggcatccagaggagagatgctatccttagtcactgcaacagttggagacatagagaaatagatttgggtgtcatcagcgtactgataacaccgtgccccatgtctccgaatgatctctcccagcgacttcatgtaaatgttaaacagcatgggggatagaatggcaccttgagagACACCTGATGTCAGCTCTCTCCTAGAAGACCAACTgacccccagcctcaccatctgaaaTCTGTCCAAGAGGTAGgagtggagccactggagcgcagtgcccccaatacctaactccctcaggtgttccagaaggataccatggtctatggtatcgaagttcactgagatgtccaagagcaccaacaggatcacacttcTCTCTCCATTGTGCACACATAAAAGCATGAAAACTGCTTCCACTATGACATATTGAATGCTGTCACTAGATAGGTTCCAAAAATGCTGAATACGTTTCCTCACAGGGTGATGTGGGGGCTTGGGGTTTTTTTAACAGAGGTTGCATGACAGTGGATTTTGACTAGATGACTCTTGTGATCCGTTCCAGCTCTGTGAGTCTATGAAACCACTTGCATAGCTGAAATTGTGCAAGCATAGTTTAACTACTTAAATACTCATTGCAGCATCTTAATTAAAAGCAAACTtgggaacaaaaaaaaagggggggagagattttaaacttgttttaaattttaaaaaaatgttttaagtgaCCTCATGGCCATTCTCTTTATGAGAGGGGAATAACAAACTGTGAGTCTCTGCTTTTCAGCcaattcagtttcttttttttaaaaaagaactaggtttaaatcaatgggaaaataaaatggaagcaCACATCCGTACATTGGCCTGAAATATGCTTCCTGATGTGAGATGCTTACATCAAGTGTTCATTCATTGGGACACTGAAAATGAGATAGAATAGTCAATGCAAATGCACCTTTGTCTAAAAGGGATTGTGTATCATGTATTGCTGATAAAATAGAAAGAAGTAAACCTAACCTATTTTCTAAAGTTGTGGGGAATGAAATCTATTAGATAATATATAttgcttttctctccttcccttcatccatctctctctctctctcgctctctctctctcttcccttttgtTTGACCCAGAGATTGCACACCTCCACGATAAGAATGGCATtacttatttttatattgttcagAAATAGATTTTGGTCCTTTCATAAGGCCCACTTTAGATGAAAAGAACCTGGAGGAATGTCATTTCATGCTGAAGTACTGACTTAGTACTGGAGATTATCTCCCTGTGTTTGCTGCTCTATAGCAATAAAGCACACTGCCCTGAACTCTGAATGCTCATTTGTCAGTAGGTTTTACTTTCATTCTACCTAGATAGACAGcttcagctttttttaaaaaaaaatttggagCACCATCTTCTAAGATAAGTTATTAGATCTTCAGCACCTGTATGTGTTGTTGTAACAGATGCGCACAGCTCTCAAAAGTACAGAACAACAGCTGGGGTGTAATGGTAGAAATGTTTATCACAGTTCCTCAGAAGCAGTTGGAGATTTCGAATTACATGAATGTAGTGTCCACTGCATGAGACAAACTTAACAGGAGTTTCTGGAGGGCAACCACAGTAAAAGGGAAGGGAGACACTGGCACATTACAGAcaggcccatgaggcgccgtcatcacGCCATCATTACGCATGagggcagcgcttcctgacgcgccttgccccttgcgcgtaatgactatgtcaaaatggcagtggccattccacacagctgccaccattttgacatagtggacgctctgcgtctgcatgtcatgcggcggaagtgacgccatgagtgcgcgactagtgcctcgcggcgtctcttccagggccgaggaaggagcgcaattttcgcgctccttctttgctgcgtccgggaaccgtgcagtttggatgctgcggttcccggacgcagcaaccagcagcggcacgAGACTTCCCCTTCTGGGCCTTCTGTAACACGCCACTGATATCTTTCCTTATTAATCAGAGAGGATAGGGGCATTTCCCTTGCCAGTTGGGCAGGGCAGAGTGTTGGACATGGATAGGCAAGGATCCTCAAAAGAGTGGACCTGAACCTTTGATAGGCACACATAAGGTTTGTGGACCAGTGGTccatcaggggcatcactaggggtatATAGAGGGAGTGCAGACTGTACCAGATGACACACTTAAGgtgggatgacaccactgctcccaaatATCTGCCATTTAGCAAAaacaagctgtggcattcaccttcATCCCTTTGAAATGGTGGAGCACATTCGAAGAGCAGGTGTGAGTAAGACAAGGCTTAGGAGGaggatgtttttaaattattattattattattattattattattattattaaaaaaattaaaaacatcacttcttaccaaattttcactttaagcacatgaaactatgctgtgtaaatacatttacactgtgtatatgatattgtaatttaaaggtataattttaattttgttagttgtttaggTCACAATTGataccattgcattcagtgataattcgaaattacaatttatgaataccattagtacaaaaaacattaccaaggtttctgtatgatgtggtgtgggaggaggtcaatggaggtgTGTGGCACCATGAGCTACTGCAcagagtgacaccaaccctagggacaccactggcTCCATCCCAGTACTCTTTGCAAAAGAATAAATGGGCACAAATCTGGCATTAAAAACAACGGTTGTGAATTGATTTAACTTAATCCCAAATAATGGATAGAAACAGGCTGATTCAGACTCATTTGTACAAGCACCAGTTTGCATTATATTGGCCCAGTTTGGTTCCAGAGCAGAACACTACAGTCTTGATCCATTTATTAATGCAAGAAACTTTGTGCTACCAGCTAAATAATGTTTGCTAGTGCCCACTGTTAAGGTAACAATTTATGTTTGTTCTGATCTGTGTCAGAGTGCCTTCTAATCTCTGATCACAATTGCGCACCaattcacccacccaccccatgtgtgtacattgaactattAACTCAACCCTCAGCTCTAGATGTATGTGATGAAACGAGCTTCAGGCCACAACAGCTAAATTAAATTTGCTGGTCTTCCAAGATGTTTCatgttgttatttattaacacaacaaactaaaatgttTAGTTTCTTCCAACGAGAAATTCACAAATGTGTTCATCATATAAAAATCATGAATAAAGTAAAGTAATTAAAAGCCGATAAACTAAAGTCACAAGATGTTTGAAGATGTGATATTTTGGTTCACCAGTGAAGAtccttttcactttcatttttcaTAAAGTTCCTTCACTGTTCTAGAAGAAAATACTCTATTTAAAGGCTGGTCTCTTTATAAGCATTGTCTCCTGTTATGCctaagagaaatggggaaaaacttTATGGTGAGGTAGGGGAAGAAATCCTTTCTGACTCCTTTAAATCGCTGCTGAGATGTCAGATTAAAGTTTATTGTATGGcagatttccccctctttttataAAGTATTTCCAGTTCTTTAAAAACAAGCATCAGTTCTCAGGTAGATTTCACTAGATGCTCATttcttgcagtgtgtgtgtgtgtccgtgtcAGCGTCAAAGTATTACAAGATATATGATATTCTCTAAAGGGAAGCATTTCCCGTTAAGTCCAAGGGATAAAAATACTTCAAGTGTTTTAAAGTTCCATTTAGAAGGCATTCACCTGAACCATTGTTATCACTGATCCTGACATTCAAACTGAGCAGCAGAGATAGCTGATCCATACCTGTTTCATCTATCTTTCAGGATTTGGAGGTACTTACTGTGAAATTGATAATGATGAATGCTCCTCCGCCCCCTGCAAGAATCAAGGCCGTTGTGTGGATGGGGTTAACAGTTACAGGTAAGGGAAATCACCCCAGAAAATCATAGATTGGATTTGGGAACTATTTCTAACAAAGACAATGGATTAGAGCCAACATGGTTTGAGGGGATTTGTGTGGATGATGTTGCTACTTAAGAGCTCCTTGATTTCCCAGTGTTTGGCTTTGATCAGTATGAATAGGGgttaatctacactgcagaaataatgcaggttggcattgctttaattgccatagaattctggaatttgtagttttgtgagctatttagccgtCTGTATTGGAGAGCTCTggtttcacaacaaactacaaatcccaggattccatagcctaaagccatgagagttaaagcggtgtcaaactgcattttttctgcagtgaagattaaACCTGCATATTCTTTCACAAGTTCTTGTCAAGTTGtctaaattatatttataattttttaatgatgctgtgaacaacaacaaaaaaatgaacaaaaatgacactttggtttcattttgtttttcttggtaTTATTCTGTTCACTCAATGTCATCTTTCTCTCCAGGTGTGTCTGCAGAGAGGGCTTTTCTGGAACATTGTGTGAAGTGGAGATTAATGAATGTGCATCAAATCCCTGTGCAAACAGCGGAACCTGCATAGATCTTATAAACAGGTTTGTAAGCAAAATCAAGGGTTTTTCTTCTTTAGTGAAAAAAAAAGTCACTTATACAGCACATGTAGATTGGATGAGAGAGATAAAGGCACACTAGGCTGAGATCTTTTACTTCAGACGGTGCAACAAAAGGGATTGAAAGTATGACTTAGGAACTTTGGGTCTCCAGATGATTTGGCCTACAACTTTCAATAACAGTCCTGACTCTGGCCCAAGATATGTGGAGGGCCAAAGGATTATAGCTTTTAAATGGGGTGATAGTGGAATGGACCATGTACAGAGGCAGTATACTCAATGCAAGATATTGGAAACAGTAGCCAAATAGAGGGCCTTTTCTTTAATGACACTCTGGTAATGGAATTCTTTTCCCCTGGGGGCTTGATTGGCACCAGTGTTGGAATTATTTTGACACCAAATTAAAACTTGGCTTTTTATTATAGCCTTCAGATCAAACTGGTTTTATCCAGGTTGCACATAGCAATAGTATTTACCTttttataccgcttcatagtgaacccAGCACTCTTTAAGTTGTTTACAGTATGTAAGGCAATtgtccccaataagctgggtactcattttaccaacctatgaaagtatggaaggctgagtcaaccttggagccctgggatcaaactcacaaccttgtcactgcagtactggcatttaaccactgtgccaccagggctcccttttgttgttgtgtgccttcaggtcatttctgacttatgatgaccctaagttgaacctatcatgggattttcttggcacatttcttcagaggggggttgccactgccatcctctgtgacagagagagtgtgagttgcccaaggtcaccaaagaGTTTACATGTCtgggccaggatttgaaccctggtctccagagtcatagttcagtgctcttTGAATGAAagttattgtaagctgccttgagatctTTGGATAAATGGCATAATATAAATACTTTAAtcaataagtaataaataaatggctCTGTTTGACTTATTATGCCTGAACAGGCATAGAACTATGCATATTATCCCCATCTCAGAAACCTGACTCTGTTCCTAATGTTGCTGATCTGAATAGCAACATATGAAGGAGGGTTTTATTCATGCTACCAAGCACTGGTAGAACTGTTCACATGACTGGAGACCTAGCTTTTTATTTCCTTCGTTATCTTTGACAAATCCTGTCATAAATATTTTTGTGGATAACAGATAAATTGTATAGTGTGCAGACTGGCTGAACTTTCTGTCACCTTTACCCCAGCCAAATGCAATCCATCAGCCATAAATACTGATCTTCCTGGCTCTTGACAACCCTCATGATTTTCTAGTCTGAAACAAAGATTTCAAGAAGAATGAGTGTAAcaacatgctgaagccatccataactgagttTTGAGGATGAAGCTCAGGGCCCAAACATATCCTACCACTTCTCAGTTATGGATGGCCTCCTCATGTCATTTGATAAATTTTTGTTAGAATTAATTTTCAAAGCTTCTTGGAATTTTTCAAGCTACTTAGTGAGTCACCATGTAATGGCTGTCTTCTGGGCACTTGTGTGTGACATGGTGGGAAACATGTTGTGGAAGGCATTCAGTGCAATCCTATTTTGAAATCCCATTGACTCTATAAGTAAATGTCTTTATTACTGCCTTGTTTGGCAGTGAACTGGTTCAGAAAAGGTTTAAATTTCTGTGTCGGAACGTAATGCAAAAGATTATACCCAGTTGATTCTCCTCTACTGATAGAAACATCTCTGATCCAACAAGAGCTTCCCTAtgtgaaaagggaggaagaagatcCCCCTGCTCCAATATTGATTTCCCTTTGCAGCCAACTGTACCTTGTCACCCTAAAAACTAATCCAGAAGGTTGGAGAACCTTTTGGTCCCCCCCCCGCCTCCGCCCAATGGATGGTACTCATTCCATCTAGATTCACTGAACAATTATAATTCCTATGAATGTTATTGGGATTTGCTGGGCAAGAGAGAGGCTTGTCtactcaaaaatatgtttttttttaaaaaaaatgcagaaggGAAAGAAATTCATTCCAATTATTTTGACAGGGATGTTTTCAGCCTGACACCTGGGTGCAATGGATAGCTTCATGATCTAGCAGGGAAAAAAAATGTATTactcattgctatcctctgaaatGTTCCTATATCTTCTCATAATAGGTTCCTTTGCAACTGCTCACCTGGATACTATGGTTCTCTTTGTGAGCTGGATGTAAATGAGTGTGAAACTGTTCCTTGCTTGCATGGTGGAAGCTGCTTCAATCACCCTGGGGGCTACCAGTGTGTCTGCGCTCCTGGCTTTACAGGTATAGTACATTTGCAAAATGTTGTAGAAGCCAACCAAACCAAGTTAGAAAATCTTGAGATTTGGGGCATATACCAGGGTTGCTCCCACATCAAGGATGAGCAGAAGAGGTCACTGGCTTATTGAAATACAAATCAATGTTTACCTCAGTGATTCTTGGATCTGCATCTTGTTAAGCACCTCTGGACCTTATTTacgtcatttctgatttattggtTCTTTCCCAATCCAGATACTTAGCTGAATTACATTAAAAGAAAGGTTACACAGTGCAGAGCAAAAATCAATATTTTGTGAATTGAGccaagaaaaataattattagTATAGCTCCTGAATATGTTTTGCAAATACATATATCACACCCCTTTTTCAATTGTGTCAATTTTTACCACAGTTTGGATTTTAGTGCATCATCATAAATCTGGGGAGATGAAAAATAAATTAACCAAAATATGGTATAAAAAAACCTCTTTTACATTtgaatttctaatttttgaatgtTCAGCTTCTTTAATTCCCACTGCTGAAAAATTTGCAGAGATAAAGATCCTTAAAGTTGAACAGAAGCTGTAGTGCTTTATTTACTTGAGGAGAGTTGCATTGAAATAAGTAAATCCTCCTGGTAATAAAGCTGGTGTCCATGTAATAGAGTTGATATATAATAGATCATTTATACATAAGTACTAGAAATGATTATATAAATAGTGAAGCTCATTGGTAGATAATATTAGAAGGATAATGTAATTCAGTGCTGGAATGCTTTTGATCTTCTAGGATCTTCTAGCTCCAACCCAAATAGCCAGTGGTAAAAGGTGGtagagggagccagtgtggcacagtggtttgagcactggagtatgaTTTtgcagaacagggttcaaatcgctGCTCAGCTATGGGaacccagtaggtgaccttgagtaagccacactctctgagcctcagaagaagccaaaggcaaagcccctgcaaacacatcttgccaagaaaaccctgttatataGTCACCATAAGccggaagtgacttgaaagtacacaacaaaacAAGGGATTGAGCGGAACCAAAGTTACCCCAATCCTAGTGTAATGGCTAAGACTGAGCTGTGAATCCGAAAGTTTTCAAGTTGAATCTCATCACTGACATCAACTCTCTGTGGATCCTCAGCCAAACCACTAAAGCAGCAGTTCTCAgcctgtgggttgtgacccctttgggggtcaaactaCTCTTTCacaagggtcacctaagaccatcagaaaacacatatttctgatggtcttaggaaccgagacactggGTTGgaagtcaccacaacatgaggaactgtattaaagggtcacggcattggGAACATTGAGAACAACTGCACTAAAGGAGCTTCTATGCATTGCCTGGATCTGTGTACCAATGTGGTTGTGCCCATGTTCAGGACATGAGGATCACTTTTTATACCTCTtaagtgaagaaaaaaataatgcttaGAAAAATTAGGTTTTTGTGCcatagctctcagaatcccacaacCTGAAATAGCCAATGGTTATGTTCGGATCCGATGGTTATAGATATTAGTGAACACTCTTGGGGAAAAAGCTGACCAAGTAACGATCATTCCCAGTAGCAAAAAAGAAGCCTTCCCAGCATTCTTTCTCCATGGGGAGGGGGCTGCCATTTTAGCATCAGTGGAGCACAGGGCAGTGCTGTTTATTGCTCAGTGCTGTGGGGAGGGTGGATTGTGAGGGAAATGGTGATGGCCTGTGGAGAAGAGTGACAGCAGACAGAAGGAGGATGTAAAACTAGATCGCATAGAGATTCTAATCACTTGGTTTCAGGTCATGACCAAGACCATGGTTTACATGGCTATACCTAGATGCGGAGTGAGAAGGCATTCTAATTCTATTAgatttaggagccctggtggtgcagtggttaaatgtctgtattacagccactcactcacaagccacaagattgtgaattcaatcccagccaggggctcaggatcgactcagcctggcaccTTTCTAatgtcgctaaaatgagtacctggattgttgggggcaattagcttacacattataaactgcttaggtagtgcttaagtgcactgataagcggtataaaaatgtacttgctattgctattaaattaGCCCAAATTACTATGACAGGCGACTTACATGATCATTTATAGCCCATCAGCCTTGTATTGCCTACCCAGTGCCTGAGGGGGGAAAACATCATTGATTTTGCAGTTGTACAAAAGGCTAAAATCAATTGCTAGTTCAAACTAGTAGATCAATTGAATCAATTTTTGACTGGTAGGTCGACACTGAAGTAAATTTCATTGACTGAGTGAGTTTAATCTAATtggaactagcaactggatttttCTGAAAGAGTCTATCTGCATTTTAGAGTGTCTCTTGTATAGGGAGGAGCTTCATTTAGATCAGTAGACTCATCTGTGCATCTTCTGTGAGCAATGTGTCCCCAAGATTAGTCATCTGGCAGTTGCATAGCTTTCTGTGAGTTTGCTTTGTATTCATATTGAATCAGCTAAACATATCCCTTTGA is a window from the Sceloporus undulatus isolate JIND9_A2432 ecotype Alabama chromosome 1, SceUnd_v1.1, whole genome shotgun sequence genome containing:
- the LOC121925322 gene encoding protein eyes shut homolog, translating into MRGYHCICLAGWEGPFCESESDECDSMPCENNGTCIDIFNGFRCVCAEGWTGQHCTEDINECDSEPCLNGATCYESTVHGQFLCVCPPFYIGKSCQYRYNPCDDPYNPCINNSTCLAQVDGKPLCICQKGFGGTYCEIDNDECSSAPCKNQGRCVDGVNSYRCVCREGFSGTLCEVEINECASNPCANSGTCIDLINRFLCNCSPGYYGSLCELDVNECETVPCLHGGSCFNHPGGYQCVCAPGFTASLIPTAEKFAEIKILKVEQKL